The nucleotide sequence GAACTGATCATGGCCACGCACACGGGCAACACGAGCGAGGAGTTTGAGCAGATTGTGAAGGACTGGATCGCCACAGCGAAGCATCCGACGACCGGGAAGCACTTCACCGACATGGCCTACCAGCCCATGCTGGAGGTCCTCGCCTACCTGCGCGCGAACGGCTTCAAGCCCTTCATCGTCTCCGGCGGCGGCATCGAGTTCATGCGCCCGTGGGCGGAACAGGTGTACGGCATCCCGGCGGAGCAGGTGGTCGGCAGCAGCGTGAAGACGAAGTTCGAGCTGCGCGACGGCCAGCCTGTGCTCGTGCGCCTGCCGGAAATAAACTTCAACGACGACAAAGGCGGCAAGCCCGTCGGCATAAACGAGCACATCGGCCGCCGGCCCATCGCTGCGTTTGGCAATTCCGACGGCGACCTGCAAATGCTCCAGTGGACCGCCGCCGGGCCCGGCGCGCGCTTCTGCCTCTACGTCCACCACGACGACGCCGGGCGTGAATACGCCTACGACCGCAAGGATGGCCTGGCCCGACTCGATCAGGGGCTCGACGAGGCCGCCGCGAAGGGCTGGACCGTCGCCAGCATGAAGAACGACTGGAAGACCGTGTTCCCCGCCCCAGACTCCGAGGTCACCGCGATCGACATCCTGCTGGAGCCGGACGCCACGATGCTCAAGCACGCCGAGGCCAACAACGCCCGGCTGCTCGAGGTCTACCCGCAGGGCTTCGCCCTGGATGCCGCGCACCGTCCGCACATCACGATGCTCCAGTGTTTCGTCCGCACGGCCGACCTCGACCAGGTGTATGTAATCGCAGGCAAGGTCATCGCCTGCTCCAATGTGAGCGGCATGAAGCTCGAGGCGTTCAAGTACTACTACGCCCCAGCCGGCGCGACGGGCGTCGCAGGCATCTGCGCCAGGCCGACGCCGGAGCTCCTCAAGCTGCAAGAGGACATCATCGCCGCCGTGGAGCCATTCATGGTGGAGCGCGGCCCCATCGGCGCGTTCACCGCCCCGCACGGCGATTCCGCCCTCGACGCGATGATGATTGCGTACGTGGCGGCGTACGTCTCGAAGTACGCGGGTGAGCACTTCAATCCGCATGTCTCGACCGGCGCCGCCCTCAAGGAATACCTCGACCGGATGATGGCCGAGCCGTTCGAGCCGTTCACGTTCTCGCCAGCGGGCGCGGC is from Terriglobales bacterium and encodes:
- a CDS encoding HAD family hydrolase — encoded protein: MTIDMKPHIPVAALAGALVLSATAALAAGPLPSWNDGPAKQSIFTFVERVTKPGSQDFVPVPERIAVFDNDGTLWCEKPLPVQLFFVLDRVKALAPQHPEWKTQEPFASILKGDLKTAAAGGERALVELIMATHTGNTSEEFEQIVKDWIATAKHPTTGKHFTDMAYQPMLEVLAYLRANGFKPFIVSGGGIEFMRPWAEQVYGIPAEQVVGSSVKTKFELRDGQPVLVRLPEINFNDDKGGKPVGINEHIGRRPIAAFGNSDGDLQMLQWTAAGPGARFCLYVHHDDAGREYAYDRKDGLARLDQGLDEAAAKGWTVASMKNDWKTVFPAPDSEVTAIDILLEPDATMLKHAEANNARLLEVYPQGFALDAAHRPHITMLQCFVRTADLDQVYVIAGKVIACSNVSGMKLEAFKYYYAPAGATGVAGICARPTPELLKLQEDIIAAVEPFMVERGPIGAFTAPHGDSALDAMMIAYVAAYVSKYAGEHFNPHVSTGAALKEYLDRMMAEPFEPFTFSPAGAAVYQLGPFGTAARKLKGWDLKP